From the genome of Streptomyces sp. NBC_01260, one region includes:
- a CDS encoding NADP-dependent succinic semialdehyde dehydrogenase, producing MPIATVNPANGETLRTFDALGADEIERRLAAADTAFREYRTTGFGERSRLMNRAADLLDEDQQDIARTMTLEMGKPVGAARAEAAKCAKAMRWYASHAQGLLADEHPAPADVEDSGASRAYVHYRPLGTVLAVMPWNFPLWQVVRFAAPALMAGNTGLLKHASNVPQTALYLGDLFRRAGFPEGCFQTLLVGSAAVEAILRDRRVAAATLTGSEPAGRAVAAVAGDEVKRTVLELGGSDPYLVLPSADVARAARTAVTARVQNNGQSCIAAKRFIVHTEVYEEFAERFTVGMRDLTVGDPLQESTDVGPLASEQGRTDLEELVDDAVRQGASALCGGGRPEGLEGGLEHGWFYAPTVLAGITPAMRIHHEETFGPVASLYRVNSLDEAVDLANDTPFGLSSNVWTRDPEESRRCIRDLEAGGVFFNGMTASHPALPFGGVKRSGYGRELAGHGIREFCNATTVWYSPELR from the coding sequence ATGCCCATCGCGACGGTCAACCCCGCGAACGGCGAGACCCTCAGGACGTTCGACGCCCTGGGAGCGGACGAGATCGAGCGGCGGCTCGCCGCGGCGGACACCGCCTTCCGGGAGTACCGCACCACCGGGTTCGGCGAACGGTCCCGTCTGATGAACCGGGCCGCGGACCTCCTCGACGAGGACCAGCAGGACATCGCCCGCACCATGACCCTGGAGATGGGCAAGCCGGTCGGGGCGGCCCGCGCGGAGGCCGCGAAATGCGCGAAGGCCATGCGCTGGTACGCGTCCCACGCCCAGGGACTCCTCGCCGACGAGCACCCCGCACCCGCCGACGTCGAGGACTCCGGCGCCTCCCGCGCCTACGTCCACTACCGCCCGCTGGGCACCGTGCTCGCCGTGATGCCATGGAACTTCCCGCTCTGGCAGGTCGTACGGTTCGCGGCCCCCGCCCTCATGGCGGGCAACACCGGGCTGCTGAAGCACGCGTCCAACGTGCCGCAGACCGCGCTCTACCTGGGCGACCTGTTCCGCCGGGCCGGATTCCCGGAAGGCTGCTTCCAGACCCTGCTGGTGGGATCCGCAGCGGTCGAGGCGATCCTGCGCGACCGCCGGGTGGCCGCGGCCACCCTGACCGGCAGCGAACCGGCCGGCCGCGCGGTCGCGGCCGTCGCGGGCGACGAGGTGAAGCGGACCGTCCTGGAACTGGGCGGCAGCGACCCGTATCTCGTCCTGCCCTCGGCCGACGTCGCCAGGGCGGCCCGCACCGCCGTCACCGCCCGGGTCCAGAACAACGGACAGTCCTGCATCGCCGCCAAGCGGTTCATCGTGCACACCGAGGTGTACGAGGAGTTCGCCGAACGCTTCACCGTGGGCATGCGCGACCTGACCGTCGGCGACCCGCTCCAGGAGTCCACCGACGTCGGCCCGCTCGCCAGCGAGCAGGGCCGCACCGACCTGGAGGAACTCGTCGACGACGCCGTACGGCAGGGCGCGAGCGCCCTGTGCGGCGGCGGCCGGCCCGAGGGGCTGGAGGGCGGTCTGGAACACGGCTGGTTCTACGCCCCCACCGTCCTTGCCGGCATCACACCCGCCATGCGGATCCACCACGAGGAGACCTTCGGCCCCGTCGCCTCGCTCTACCGGGTGAACAGCCTCGACGAGGCGGTGGACCTCGCCAACGACACCCCCTTCGGGCTCAGCTCCAACGTATGGACCCGCGACCCCGAGGAGAGCCGACGCTGCATCCGCGATCTGGAGGCGGGCGGGGTCTTCTTCAACGGGATGACGGCCTCGCACCCCGCGCTGCCGTTCGGCGGGGTGAAGCGCTCCGGCTACGGACGTGAGCTGGCCGGACACGGCATCCGAGAGTTCTGCAACGCCACGACCGTCTGGTACAGCCCCGAGCTGCGGTGA
- a CDS encoding ATP-binding protein, with amino-acid sequence MTVPLDRHYLVELQVSAERVSQLRRIIAAHLRHWSLELHIRPVCRAVEELLTNVQRHVGDDSTCVLQLRWSGRHLTVSVADNGAEMPRLLHEGGGLSRVMALSDSWGTCRTAEGKVVWFTRYAQEPQHIALVPLPPLPGVREFRRPPAVVTDFPVAAPARTDAPAPALV; translated from the coding sequence ATGACCGTTCCACTCGACCGGCACTATCTGGTCGAACTCCAGGTTTCGGCAGAGCGTGTGTCCCAGCTGCGGCGGATCATCGCCGCGCATCTCCGCCACTGGAGTCTCGAACTTCACATCCGGCCCGTGTGCCGTGCTGTGGAGGAGCTGCTGACCAATGTCCAGCGGCACGTCGGCGACGACAGCACCTGTGTCCTCCAACTCCGCTGGTCCGGACGGCACCTCACGGTCTCCGTCGCCGACAACGGTGCCGAAATGCCGAGGCTGCTCCACGAGGGCGGCGGCCTCAGCCGGGTGATGGCCCTCAGCGACAGCTGGGGCACCTGCCGGACAGCCGAGGGCAAGGTCGTCTGGTTCACCCGGTACGCGCAGGAGCCGCAGCACATCGCACTGGTGCCGCTCCCGCCGCTGCCCGGAGTCCGCGAATTCCGCCGTCCGCCCGCCGTGGTCACGGACTTCCCCGTGGCCGCACCCGCCCGGACCGACGCCCCCGCCCCCGCCCTCGTCTGA
- a CDS encoding xanthine dehydrogenase family protein molybdopterin-binding subunit, with the protein MSHAPQPLGAPVVRREGRDKVTGAARYSAERDLPGCLYAWPVPATVPRGRVTAIRTAGAMALPGVRAVLTHENAPRTEEPDDPILAVLQDDHVPHRGWQIALVVADTLEDARAGAEALHITYETAPHDVLLTEDHPGLYTPQTVNGGYPAVRERGDFDQAFAAAPVRIDATYTLGALHNHPMEPHASTAHWSPDGHLTVYDSGQGATKVRDSLATVFKLRPDQVTVVSEHVGGGFGCKGTPRPQAVLAAMAALHTGHPVELAMPRRHMAAVVGHRAPTVQRVRLGAEADGTLTSLAHEIISHTSTVKEFVEQAAVPARVMYGSAHSRTGHRVAALDVPSPSWMRAPGEASGMYALESALDELASALGIDPVELRLRNDPAGEPDSGKPFSSRGLAGCLREGAARFGWHGRDPRPAIRREGVLLLGTGVASATYPVYIAASHASAHAAADGSYRIAVNATDIGTGARTVLAQIAASVLATPVENVTVDIGNSELPDAPLAGGSSGTASWGWSVHKAAAGLVRQLGERTGPLADGGVTVTADTGSETAVESPYARHAFGAHFAEVAVDSRTGEVRVRRMLGVFAAGRILNSRTARSQFIGGMTMGLGMALTESSTMDPVFGDYTESDLASYHVPACADAVGIEAHWIDEEDPHLNPMGSKGIGEIGIVGAAAAIGNAVRHATGARLRTLPLAPDRLLPHLP; encoded by the coding sequence ATGAGCCACGCCCCCCAGCCACTGGGTGCTCCCGTCGTCCGCCGCGAGGGCCGGGACAAGGTGACCGGCGCCGCGCGCTACTCCGCCGAACGCGACCTGCCCGGCTGCCTGTACGCCTGGCCCGTGCCCGCCACCGTCCCGCGCGGCCGCGTCACCGCGATCCGCACCGCCGGGGCGATGGCCCTCCCGGGCGTCCGTGCCGTCCTCACCCACGAGAACGCGCCGCGCACCGAGGAACCGGACGACCCGATCCTCGCCGTCCTCCAGGACGACCACGTGCCGCACCGCGGCTGGCAGATCGCCCTCGTCGTGGCCGACACCCTCGAAGACGCACGGGCGGGTGCCGAGGCGCTGCACATCACCTACGAGACCGCCCCGCACGACGTCCTCCTGACTGAGGACCACCCCGGCCTGTACACCCCGCAGACCGTCAACGGCGGCTACCCGGCTGTACGCGAACGCGGCGACTTCGACCAGGCCTTCGCCGCCGCACCCGTACGGATCGACGCCACGTACACACTCGGCGCCCTGCACAACCACCCGATGGAGCCGCACGCCTCGACCGCCCACTGGTCGCCGGACGGGCATCTCACCGTGTACGACAGCGGCCAGGGCGCCACCAAGGTGCGCGACAGTCTCGCCACCGTGTTCAAGCTGCGGCCGGACCAGGTCACCGTCGTCTCGGAGCACGTGGGCGGCGGCTTCGGCTGCAAGGGCACCCCGCGCCCCCAGGCCGTGCTCGCCGCCATGGCCGCCCTCCACACCGGCCATCCCGTCGAACTCGCCATGCCCCGGCGCCACATGGCCGCGGTCGTCGGTCACCGAGCGCCCACCGTCCAGCGTGTCCGGCTCGGCGCCGAGGCCGACGGCACACTCACCTCGCTCGCCCACGAGATCATCTCCCACACCTCCACCGTCAAGGAGTTCGTGGAGCAGGCCGCCGTACCGGCCCGGGTGATGTACGGCTCCGCACACAGCCGCACCGGCCACCGGGTCGCCGCCCTCGACGTCCCGAGCCCGTCGTGGATGCGTGCCCCGGGCGAGGCCTCCGGCATGTACGCGCTCGAATCGGCCCTCGACGAACTCGCCTCGGCCCTCGGTATCGACCCCGTCGAACTGCGCCTGCGCAACGATCCGGCCGGCGAACCGGACTCCGGGAAGCCCTTCAGCAGTCGCGGTCTGGCCGGCTGTCTGCGGGAGGGCGCCGCCCGCTTCGGCTGGCACGGGCGCGATCCCCGCCCCGCGATCCGCCGGGAAGGGGTGCTGCTGCTCGGTACAGGCGTCGCCTCCGCCACGTACCCCGTCTACATCGCTGCCTCCCACGCCTCGGCCCACGCCGCCGCCGACGGCTCGTACCGCATCGCGGTCAACGCCACCGACATCGGTACCGGCGCCCGCACCGTCCTCGCCCAGATCGCCGCGAGCGTGCTGGCGACCCCGGTGGAGAACGTGACGGTCGACATCGGCAACAGCGAACTGCCGGATGCCCCGCTGGCCGGTGGCTCCTCCGGCACCGCCTCCTGGGGCTGGTCGGTGCACAAGGCGGCGGCCGGCCTCGTGCGGCAGCTCGGTGAGCGCACCGGACCGCTGGCCGACGGGGGAGTGACGGTCACCGCCGACACCGGGAGCGAGACGGCAGTCGAGTCCCCGTACGCCCGGCACGCCTTCGGGGCGCACTTCGCCGAGGTCGCCGTCGACAGCCGGACCGGCGAGGTCCGGGTACGCCGGATGCTCGGGGTCTTCGCCGCCGGACGCATCCTCAACTCCCGTACCGCACGCTCCCAGTTCATCGGCGGGATGACCATGGGCCTGGGCATGGCGCTGACCGAGTCCAGCACCATGGACCCGGTCTTCGGGGACTACACCGAGAGTGACCTCGCCTCCTACCATGTGCCGGCCTGCGCGGACGCGGTCGGCATCGAGGCGCACTGGATCGACGAGGAGGACCCGCATCTGAACCCGATGGGCAGCAAGGGCATCGGCGAGATCGGCATCGTCGGCGCGGCGGCGGCGATCGGCAACGCTGTCCGGCACGCCACCGGCGCCCGGCTGCGCACCCTCCCGCTCGCCCCGGACCGGCTGCTGCCGCACCTGCCCTGA